The Stomoxys calcitrans chromosome 3, idStoCalc2.1, whole genome shotgun sequence genome includes a region encoding these proteins:
- the LOC106092049 gene encoding cyclin-Y, with protein MGNKNSCCAYSSPQSDRKSKDIPPVYEERHHIHQHTSQHHLGDGGVHTSSTAAIHHSAEMVNMSQTLQHISEREATEGEEDPSVDPTAATMFLERSKVENGGITRKRSQHQIAQQNSTGGLKKSSSCSTIYLDDSTVSQPNLKNTVKCVSLAIYYHIKNRQFDRRLDIFDEKLHPLTHDPVPDDYDSHNPEHRQIYKFVRTLFNAAQLTAECAIITLVYLERLLTYADLDVGPCNWKRMVLGAILLASKVWDDQAVWNVDYCQILKDITVEDMNELERQFLELLQFNINVPSSVYAKYYFDLRTLAEANELSFPTEPLSKERAQKLEAMSRVMQDKVTAEALKNGIKKWSSMDNISQGGPRRSVAILS; from the exons atGGGTAACAAAAATTCATGCTGTGCCTATTCGAGTCCGCAGTCGGATCGAAAATCAAAAGATATACCGCCCGTTTATGAAGAACGTCATCACATACATCAGCACACCTCGCAACACCATCTGGGAGATGGTGGTGTCCATACATCGTCTACAGCTGCCATACACCATAGCGCAGAAATGGTGAACATGTCACAGACACTTCAGCATATATCCGAGCGTGAAGCCACAGAGGGCGAAGAAGATCCATCCGTTGATCCTACGGCGGCCACAATGTTCCTCGAACGTTCGAAGGTGGAAAATGGTGGCATCACTCGTAAGCGATCTCAACATCAAATTGCACAACAGAATTCTACGGGTGGCTTGAAGAAGTCCTCCTCCTGTTCGACTATTTATTTGGACGACAGCACCGTATCTCAACCGAATTTAAAGAACACTGTAAAATGTGTATCGCTAGCCATTTATTATCACATAAAGAATCGTCAATTCGATAGGCGTTTAGACATTTTCGATGAGAAGTTGCATCCGCTTACGCATGATCCAGTGCCCGACGATTATGATTCTCATAACCCCGAACACAGGCAAATCTACAAATTTGTGCGAACTCTATTCAATGCGGCACAATTGACTGCTGAGTGTGCCATTATAACCCTAGTCTATTTGGAACGACTTTTGACATATGCCGATCTGGATGTGGGTCCATGCAACTGGAAGCGTATGGTATTGG GTGCCATTTTGCTGGCATCCAAAGTGTGGGACGACCAGGCCGTATGGAATGTCGATTACTGCCAAATCCTTAAAGACATTACCGTCGAAGACATGAACGAGTTGGAAAGACAATTTCTAGAACTGCTGCAATTCAATATCAATGTTCCCTCATCGGTTTATGCCAAATACTACTTTGATTTGCGCACCCTAGCTGAAGCCAATGAACTGTCATTTCCCACTGAGCCCTTGTCAAAAGAGCGCGCCCAGAAATTGGAAGCAATGTCTCGAGTTATGCAGGACAAAGTTACAGCGGAGGCCTTGAAAAATGGCATTAAGAAGTGGTCATCCATGGACAACATCAGCCAAGGTGGGCCCAGACGGAGTGTGGCTATTCTATCGTGA